In one window of Temnothorax longispinosus isolate EJ_2023e chromosome 9, Tlon_JGU_v1, whole genome shotgun sequence DNA:
- the LOC139818817 gene encoding uncharacterized protein isoform X2 produces MSDQLLADGEVKKSRIPLNIDTNMLKIGFLGGGKMAQALAKGLIRAGLSKGEMMLASCLPTDTGSIETFKEMKSNTVFTNVPVIDHGDVLILSVKPQVVPKVLPEFRVHDNKKLLISIAMGVSLTSLEKALPKETPVIRVMPNTPALVGCGATVFARGKYASDKDAEITEKLFSAVGICEEVPETFIDPVTALAGSGPAYIYMVIEAMADGGVKMGLTRPIAYKLAAQTVLGAGTMVLETKLHPGQLKDDVSSPAGSTITGVHQLEKHGLRSAIITAVEAATLRCKEVSSQTEKN; encoded by the exons A TGAGCGATCAGCTTCTCGCGGACGGTGAGGTGAAGAAGTCAAGGATACCGCTAAACATCGATACCAACATGCTGAAAATCGGTTTCCTCGGCGGGGGAAAAATGGCTCAGGCGCTCGCCAAAGGTCTCATACGGGCGG GTTTAAGCAAAGGCGAAATGATGCTGGCCAGTTGCCTTCCGACTGACACTGGGAGCATTGAGACTTTTAAG GAAATGAAATCAAATACTGTTTTTACGAATGTACCCGTCATCGATCACGGCGACGTGCTAATCCTTTCGGTAAAGCCGCAAGTTGTACCGAAAGTTTTGCCAGAGTTCAGGGTACACGACAACAAGAAGTTACTCATTTCCATCGCCATGGGCGTCTCTCTGACGTCGTTAGAAAAG GCACTGCCAAAAGAAACACCAGTGATAAGAGTAATGCCAAATACACCTGCATTAGTTGGTTGCGGCGCTACAGTGTTTGCACGCGGAAAATACGCAAGTGACAAGGATGCCGAGATCACGGAGAAGCTATTTTCCGCCGTAGGCATCTGCGAAGAAGTCCCGGAAACGTTCATCGATCCGGTAACCGCCTTGGCCGGTTCCGGTCCTGCCTAT atatatatggTAATCGAAGCCATGGCCGATGGTGGAGTCAAAATGGGACTTACTAGGCCCATTGCATATAAACTCGCGGCGCAAACTGTCCTAGGTGCTGGTACCATGGTGCTGGAGACGAAGCTTCATCCAGGACAGCTTAAAGACGACGTGTCTTCGCCGGCAG GCTCCACCATAACTGGTGTTCATCAATTAGAGAAACATGGCTTAAGATCGGCGATAATCACGGCTGTAGAGGCGGCGACGCTTCGATGTAAAGAAGTCAGCTCGCAGACAGAGAAAAATTAG
- the LOC139818821 gene encoding haloacid dehalogenase-like hydrolase domain-containing protein 2, which yields MAKQITTVLIDLSGTLHIDNTAIPGAVQALSRLRNANLSIKFVTNTTKESSTYLYERLTKLGFELRKEEIFSSLAAARRLIISRRLKPLLLIDPAAMEDFQDLATDDTPDAVVIGLAPSKFNYDELNKAFRLLLNGASLIAIHEGRYYKRPDGLALGPGAFIKGLEYSSNVKAEVVGKPTIGFFKAALGETDPAQAIMIGDDVRDDVAGAQAAGIKGILVQTGKYRAGDETTITPGPAKVYASFVEAAESILSERI from the exons ATGGCTAAACAAATCACGACGGTGCTGATAGACCTTAGCGGAACGTTACATATCGATAACACGGCTATTCCAGGTGCCGTACAAGCGTTAAGCAG GCTACGAAATGCAAACCTATCGATTAAATTCGTCACCAACACCACCAAGGAGTCGAGTACGTATTTGTACGAGCGTCTGACGAAACTTGGATTTGAGTTGCGAAAAGAGGAAATCTTTAGTTCTCTTGCGGCGGCGAGGAGATTAATTATCTCTCGGCGATTGAAGCCCTTGCTGTTAATTGATCCGGCAGCGATGGAGGATTTCCAAGATTTAGCAACAGATGATACGCCTGATGCAGTGGTGATTGGCTTAGCACCGAGCAAATTCAACTATGACGAGCTGAACAAAGCATTCAG ATTGCTTTTGAATGGTGCTTCCCTCATAGCCATTCACGAAGGACGATATTACAAGCGCCCCGATGGCCTAGCTCTAGGTCCTGGGGCGTTTATCAAAGGATTAGAGTATTCTAGTAATGTAAAAGCAGAAGTTGTTGGTAAACCGACCATAGGATTTTTCAAGGCAGCTTTAGGGGAAACAGATCCAGCACAGGCTATAATGATTGGAGAT GATGTAAGAGATGACGTAGCTGGTGCGCAAGCAGCTGGGATTAAAGGTATTCTGGTGCAAACTGGCAAATACAGAGCAGGGGATGAGACGACGATTACTCCGGGACCCGCGAAAGTATACGCTTCTTTTGTAGAAGCTGCCGAGAGTATTCTCAGTGAACGTATTTAA
- the LOC139818817 gene encoding pyrroline-5-carboxylate reductase 2 isoform X3, with translation MLKIGFLGGGKMAQALAKGLIRAGLSKGEMMLASCLPTDTGSIETFKEMKSNTVFTNVPVIDHGDVLILSVKPQVVPKVLPEFRVHDNKKLLISIAMGVSLTSLEKALPKETPVIRVMPNTPALVGCGATVFARGKYASDKDAEITEKLFSAVGICEEVPETFIDPVTALAGSGPAYIYMVIEAMADGGVKMGLTRPIAYKLAAQTVLGAGTMVLETKLHPGQLKDDVSSPAGSTITGVHQLEKHGLRSAIITAVEAATLRCKEVSSQTEKN, from the exons ATGCTGAAAATCGGTTTCCTCGGCGGGGGAAAAATGGCTCAGGCGCTCGCCAAAGGTCTCATACGGGCGG GTTTAAGCAAAGGCGAAATGATGCTGGCCAGTTGCCTTCCGACTGACACTGGGAGCATTGAGACTTTTAAG GAAATGAAATCAAATACTGTTTTTACGAATGTACCCGTCATCGATCACGGCGACGTGCTAATCCTTTCGGTAAAGCCGCAAGTTGTACCGAAAGTTTTGCCAGAGTTCAGGGTACACGACAACAAGAAGTTACTCATTTCCATCGCCATGGGCGTCTCTCTGACGTCGTTAGAAAAG GCACTGCCAAAAGAAACACCAGTGATAAGAGTAATGCCAAATACACCTGCATTAGTTGGTTGCGGCGCTACAGTGTTTGCACGCGGAAAATACGCAAGTGACAAGGATGCCGAGATCACGGAGAAGCTATTTTCCGCCGTAGGCATCTGCGAAGAAGTCCCGGAAACGTTCATCGATCCGGTAACCGCCTTGGCCGGTTCCGGTCCTGCCTAT atatatatggTAATCGAAGCCATGGCCGATGGTGGAGTCAAAATGGGACTTACTAGGCCCATTGCATATAAACTCGCGGCGCAAACTGTCCTAGGTGCTGGTACCATGGTGCTGGAGACGAAGCTTCATCCAGGACAGCTTAAAGACGACGTGTCTTCGCCGGCAG GCTCCACCATAACTGGTGTTCATCAATTAGAGAAACATGGCTTAAGATCGGCGATAATCACGGCTGTAGAGGCGGCGACGCTTCGATGTAAAGAAGTCAGCTCGCAGACAGAGAAAAATTAG
- the LOC139818817 gene encoding uncharacterized protein isoform X1: MSVGLRTRGLAKLNRCVPWNLNVRKYVSDQLLADGEVKKSRIPLNIDTNMLKIGFLGGGKMAQALAKGLIRAGLSKGEMMLASCLPTDTGSIETFKEMKSNTVFTNVPVIDHGDVLILSVKPQVVPKVLPEFRVHDNKKLLISIAMGVSLTSLEKALPKETPVIRVMPNTPALVGCGATVFARGKYASDKDAEITEKLFSAVGICEEVPETFIDPVTALAGSGPAYIYMVIEAMADGGVKMGLTRPIAYKLAAQTVLGAGTMVLETKLHPGQLKDDVSSPAGSTITGVHQLEKHGLRSAIITAVEAATLRCKEVSSQTEKN; the protein is encoded by the exons ATGTCTGTTGGTCTGAGAACACGGGGTCTCGCAAAATTAAATCGCTGTGTTCCGTGGAATCTAAACGTGCGCAAGTATG TGAGCGATCAGCTTCTCGCGGACGGTGAGGTGAAGAAGTCAAGGATACCGCTAAACATCGATACCAACATGCTGAAAATCGGTTTCCTCGGCGGGGGAAAAATGGCTCAGGCGCTCGCCAAAGGTCTCATACGGGCGG GTTTAAGCAAAGGCGAAATGATGCTGGCCAGTTGCCTTCCGACTGACACTGGGAGCATTGAGACTTTTAAG GAAATGAAATCAAATACTGTTTTTACGAATGTACCCGTCATCGATCACGGCGACGTGCTAATCCTTTCGGTAAAGCCGCAAGTTGTACCGAAAGTTTTGCCAGAGTTCAGGGTACACGACAACAAGAAGTTACTCATTTCCATCGCCATGGGCGTCTCTCTGACGTCGTTAGAAAAG GCACTGCCAAAAGAAACACCAGTGATAAGAGTAATGCCAAATACACCTGCATTAGTTGGTTGCGGCGCTACAGTGTTTGCACGCGGAAAATACGCAAGTGACAAGGATGCCGAGATCACGGAGAAGCTATTTTCCGCCGTAGGCATCTGCGAAGAAGTCCCGGAAACGTTCATCGATCCGGTAACCGCCTTGGCCGGTTCCGGTCCTGCCTAT atatatatggTAATCGAAGCCATGGCCGATGGTGGAGTCAAAATGGGACTTACTAGGCCCATTGCATATAAACTCGCGGCGCAAACTGTCCTAGGTGCTGGTACCATGGTGCTGGAGACGAAGCTTCATCCAGGACAGCTTAAAGACGACGTGTCTTCGCCGGCAG GCTCCACCATAACTGGTGTTCATCAATTAGAGAAACATGGCTTAAGATCGGCGATAATCACGGCTGTAGAGGCGGCGACGCTTCGATGTAAAGAAGTCAGCTCGCAGACAGAGAAAAATTAG
- the LOC139818806 gene encoding ribosomal biogenesis protein LAS1L: MPSMVLSGKHDGIKQVPWLSPAEWHDVYRQIYSNDPVEQAKAYEALLAWKARMPKLPVGVDCTLSILQVCLRDREWTSKIDSGELPMYCENDLSLMYSTTIMRFLNHFSNIGHTKQTSMFKIASQLKIPEWIVKLRHETAHGYELPSIGVLRIAINILLHWLHDEYWAPEARTMEKCYVKKTDASEEEEESEAQDFTDVIELWTAVGLYVNAGYNVVSDLPEIQLREILQDLRTYMLTQYRNKTSNNDENEYISVHKRTIKIDKEYNLQTAQALLLSKISVDLNESSGTRQEKSDAICNALCKNEAFLPNLDIMRIFQRKEKKNTNLKRRILPPAILLFWKDIIFLLHEKEMLETLLFKLLNIVDQERETKERRTLAALWISSTFYSFVQLNIVQDISRTMEYDVQKADGNVDTKTLSQRLKERIHSKHPYLRNVLWLDISSTIPHFLLDIKFLSSLLLNVNDVSARLIEPILKLLTSKIGAQTKRHLLNLLQIYTFQKHDSEDDSNTDVDKIFSVQDLNPSPTENEVQMDKIKRATKKKTAPLLADQIIRNSHWKSAHDTYQWIGCPIGLLPWQVDSLKSMEPLKLNPSRHSVSVLDSQIVAGIINRKNLKMQSRIKWDEVLRKKRRIEKKRNTGVVDVIMNRALERAKNQT; this comes from the exons ATGCCGAGTATGGTTCTGTCCGGGAAACACGACGGTATAAAGCAAGTGCCTTGGTTATCTCC GGCAGAATGGCACGACGTGTACAGGCAGATTTATTCCAACGACCCGGTCGAGCAAGCAAAGGCCTACGAGGCGCTTTTAGCGTGGAAAGCCAG GATGCCGAAGCTACCAGTGGGCGTGGACTGCACTCTGTCAATTTTACAAGTGTGCCTCCGCGATCGCGAGTGGACGTCCAAGATCGACAGTGGCGAGCTACCGATGTACTGCGAGAACGACCTGAGCTTGATGTACTCGACCACGATAATGAGATTCTTAAACCACTTTTCCAATATAGGCCATACAAAGCAGACGTCCATGTTTAAGATCGCCAGCCAACTGAAAATCCCAGAGTGGATAGTCAAGTTGAGACATGAGACTGCCCACGGATACGAATTGCCCTCCATTGGAGTGTTAAGGAtagcaattaatatattgctgCATTGGCTGCAT gACGAATATTGGGCACCTGAGGCGCGCACAATGGAAAAATGTTACGTGAAAAAAACTGATGCGtcagaggaggaagaagaatcCGAAGCACAGGACTTTACAGATGTGATCGAACTTTGGACAGCTGTTGGTTTATATGTCAACGCTGGTTATAACGTAGTATCGGATTTACCAGAGATACAATTAcg GGAAATATTGCAAGATTTACGCACATACATGCTGACTcagtatagaaataaaacttcaAACAATGACGAGAACGAATATATATCCGTTCACAAAAgaactataaaaattgataaagaatataatttgcaaactGCACAAGCACTACTTTTATCTAAGATATCTGTGGATCTAAACGAATCGTCAGGCACACGGCAGGAGAAGAGCGACGCAATTTGTAACGCGTTATGCAAAAATGAAGCTTTCCTACCAAATTTAGATATCATGAGAATTTTTCaacgtaaagaaaaaaagaatactaaTTTGAAAAGAAGGATACTGCCGCCCGCGATACTTTTATTCTGGAAAGATATCATTTTCTTATTGCATGAGAAAGAGATGTTAGAGACGCTGCTGTTCAAGTTGCTTAATATCGTAGATCAAGAACGtgaaacgaaagaaagaagaacgcTCGCCGCCTTATGGATAAGTTCCACCTTCTATAGTTTTGTTCAGCTGAACATCGTCCAAGATATTTCTCGTACCATGGAATATGACGTGCAGAAGGCAGATGGAAACGTAGACACAAAGACTTTAAGTCAACGTCTCAAAGAACGCATACACTCTAAACATCCATATTTACGGAATGTCTTGTGGTTAGACATATCAAGTACCATCCCGCACTTTCttcttgatataaaatttttatccagCCTTTTACTAAATGTCAACGACGTCTCTGCAAGATTGATAGAACCAATTTTAAAGTTGCTTACATCGAAAATAGGTGCGCAAACAAAAAGgcatttgttaaatttactTCAAATTTATACATTCCAAAAGCATGACAGTGAGGATGACAGCAACACGGATGTTGATAAGATATTTAGTGTCCAAGATCTTAATCCAAGTCCAACAGAAAATGAGGTGCAGatggataaaataaaacgtgcaACTAAAAAGAAGACTGCTCCTTTGTTGGCAGACCAAATAATCCGTAATTCACATTGGAAATCAGCACATG ATACGTACCAATGGATTGGATGTCCCATTGGATTACTACCGTGGCAGGTAGACTCGTTGAAAAGTATGGAACCACTCAAACTAAATCCATCGAGACACTCTGTTTCGGTTCTGGATTCTCAAATAGTCGCTGGTATTATAAACCGTAAGAACTTGAAAATGCAAAGTCGTATTAAGTGGGATGAAgtattacgaaaaaaaaggagaatagAGAAGAAACGTAACACGGGTGTCGTGGATGTTATAATGAACAGAGCACTAGAGCGTGCTAAAAACCAGACGTAA
- the LOC139818809 gene encoding transmembrane protein 135: MPARLSKFSSDAPCMAYVHPWTDSCISATAGLGLHSLQESLRIYTTVYIIAFLMRRKVPSKEDIKKTILGILQSTAFLSWSGFSYSLFICLLRRMLGRFYMPTVSFLPSFLSSLTAIVIERASRRTLLCLYVSNIATETLFKMGVWRGYFSPIPRGEVYIFAVSVAVLLYFFRSKTTKHDQIYKILRMIVGRYEETDRLTKKNLHPETSSRTTTTGGAQSGTSIRTSSARHKFSILYKSFEAYKYIINSLKAQSKDVSCPHPHSCAHYILADSARLFSYGVCGQIALKLILQFKRLLQKPKLLKTTIFQRENVNLGVFLGGFAGLYRLVSCMLRRTFHKDSHIYAIPAGLVASVTFMAYPNTTIALYFMWKTLQLLWNDAVENEMVPEIKWFAILLYCCSTALLFHVAILEPQNLRSSYWRFLYNMSGGRIAVMSRLPLNVFGLETSKNLQQVLRKTKTTDQLSFSF, from the exons ATGCCCGCGCGACTCAGCAAGTTTTCGTCTGACGCGCCTTGCATGGCGTACGTTCACCCATGGACGGACTCCTGCATCAGCGCGACCGCCGGTCTCGGTCTGCACTCCCTGCAGGAATCCCTCAGGATTTACACGACCGTTTACATC ATTGCATTTTTAATGAGAAGAAAAGTACCGTCGAAAGAGGACATCAAGAAAACTATATTGGGTATCCTTCAGTCCACGGCATTTCTTTCGTGGAGTGGTTTCTCTTATTCGttgtttatttgtttgttaag GCGAATGCTTGGACGTTTCTATATGCCGACTGTATCTTTCCTTCCGTCCTTTTTATCTAGCCTAACTGCCATTGTGATAGAAAGAGCGTCTAGACGTACGTTATTATGTCTCTACGTGTCGAACATT gCAACGGAAACGTTGTTCAAAATGGGTGTGTGGCGAGGATATTTCTCGCCTATTCCAAGAGGAGAGGTCTATATCTTTGCTGTAAGCGTAGCTGTGTTACTGTATTTCTTCCGTTCAAAGACGACGAAGCACGatcagatatataaaatattaag gatgATTGTTGGACGGTATGAAGAAACTGATCGTCTTACGAAGAAAAACCTACATCCTGAAACATCTTCAAGAACGACCACGACTGGCGGCGCACAGAGTGGCACAAGTATACGTACGAGTTCTGCAAGGCATAAATTTAGTATTCTATACAAGTCTTTTGAGGCATACAAATACATCATCAACAGCTTAAAGGCACAAAGTAAGGATGTTTCGTGTCCACATCCTCATAGCTGCGCACATTACATTTTAGCG gaTAGTGCTAGGCTCTTCAGTTATGGCGTTTGCGGGCAAATAGCGCTTAAACTAATCttacaatttaaaagattacttCAGAAGccgaaattattaaaaaccaCCATCTTTCaaagagaaaatgtaaatCTGGGTGTGTTTCTTGGAGGATTTGCCGGCCTTTACAGG TTAGTGTCATGCATGTTGAGAAGAACCTTCCACAAAGATTCACACATTTACGCTATTCCTGCTGGACTTGTTGCAAGCGTAACGTTTATGGCATATCCTAATACTACTATAGCCTTATATTTTATGTGGAAGACACTACAG TTGCTGTGGAACGATGCAGTGGAAAATGAGATGGTACCTGAAATAAAGTGGTTCGCCATCTTATTATATTGCTGTAGCACGGCACTTCTCTTCCACGTAGCTATACTGGAACCACAAAACTTGAGATCATCCTATTGGAGATTCCTTTACAATATGTCCGGTGGAAG AATAGCAGTAATGTCTCGGCTACCCTTGAATGTGTTCGGTTTAGAAACCAgcaaaaatttacaacaagTGCTCAGAAAAACGAAAACCACTGATCAACTTAGCTTTTCTTTCTGA